The genomic interval AGACTCGCAGAAGCGTGTGGGTATGACTTCATTGTTGGCGTGCGCAGCGAAGCGCACAAGACCGCGCTAAACCGCGCGGATCCCACCCTTAAAGTCGCCTTCATGGACTGGTGCTGAAATGACATCTAGCCAAAACGAGCTTGGCATCATCGTCTACGCGCCTGCACTCGTGCGCGGCGATGCGCTACCTCTCGCCATCATCCACGGGATGGAACGTGCGCTTCCGGGCTTGCGTCTGGGATGGACGACTTCCGGAAAAGAAGACCTTATTGCATTGCCTCACCGCGATGAATGGATCGCGGCAAACAGCACGGACGGCGGATTTCCGTTCCTCTGCAACGATGACAATGACCACCTCGTGACGGTTGCCGGGTGGGAAAACCCGAACGGTCTTGCAGCAGGCAACCCGCCGCACTTTGAAGTCCATGCAGACCTGCCGCTAGACGCAGCCGGCATCGCCGCAGCAGCGGATATGCTGGAAGCCGTAGCGGAGGGCGCACGCGCGTTCTGGGGGCACGCGACACCGATCAACGCGGGTGTGGAGATCGCAGAGCAGACGAGTCCCACGCTGGAAGGTCCTCCGTGTCCTCCCCGGGGACTGCCAGCGCTCAAGCTCCCAAAGAAAATCCGCTCGCCTGAGATTCCGCATCGCCTCGGGTGGCTGAACTACTGGTCGGCTGCTGCCGCACGGGCCATCGGCTTCCCCGACCCCGCCTGCGACGCGGAGCTGCTGTCGCGCTCACGGCGTACCGCGACGGGCGGATGGGTCGTCAGGCTCACCGATGCGCCGCTCGACCTGGACACCCCCGCCCACCTGGACGCGCTCAAGCGGGCCTACGAGCGCTTCCCGGAGATTGGCGGGCGCTCCACGCCTTGAGGCGCGGCACGCCTCGCGGTGGCCTACGAGTCGCCCGTGACCTCCGCCACGAAGGCCTCGGTGCCGCCCGAAATGGGTTGGATGCGGGCATCGACGCAGCGTCCGAGCGCCCGCGGCGATCAATCGAGGCCCTTGCGTCCGCGGAAGCGCTGTCGAAGGAAGCGTCGGGCGTGGCCGTCGGCAATCAGTCGTTGCGCTTTGCGCACCACCGCCTGAGCCTCCTCCAATGTGACCCGGTGTCAGGCGACAGGAATTTTTGACCCCCTTACGTCACTAAAACTGACCCCCTCCCAGGGCCCGTTGTCCTACGTCGAGATGCTACGTCGTTCTGCGTCCTGCGTCCGCCGGAGCTCGCCCTCGCTGCTTCTCGAGCGAGGGCGAGCGCAGGTGCCTGCCGAGGCTCAGCGCTCGGGTTCAGCTGCACTGCTGGTGGCCTGCAGCACGCCCCGGCTCAGCAGCCCGGCCTTCTTCTTCTGCCGCAGCCGGTAGCTGTCGCCCTGGATGAGCAGCGTGTGGCTGTGGTGCAGCAACCGGTCGAGGATGGCCGCGGCCAGCACGTCATCGCCGAAGACGCCGCCCCACTGCCCCACCATCTGGTTGGTGGTCAGCAGCATGCTGCCCTTCTCGTAGCGACGCGCCACCAGCTGGAAGAAGAGGTGGGCACTGCGCTTCTCAAACGGCAGGTAGCCCAGCTCATCGACCACCAGCAGCTTCGGCTTGGCGAAGTAGTTGAGCTTGTCCTTGAGCGCGCCTTCGCTCTCGGCCCTGGCCAGCGCCGCCAGCAGCGCCGTGGCGCTGGTGAAGAGCACGGAGTGCCCGGTCTCCACCGCCGCGCGGCCCAGCCCAATCGCCAGGTGCGTCTTGCCCACGCCCGGCGGACCGAAGAGCAGCACGTTCTCGCACTGGGCGATGAAACGCCCCGTGGCCAGTTCCCGCACCAGCTTCTGGTCCACCGAGGGCTGCGCCTTGAAGTCGAAGTCCTCCAGCGTCTTCACCGCCGGGAAGTGCGCGATGGTGATTCCCATGCTCACCCGCTTGCGCTGCTTGGCCCCCATCTCCTCGCGCAGCAGCGCGTCGAGGAAGTCCAGGTACGTGGGCTCGCCGCGTGCCGCCTCCGCCAGCAGC from Archangium lipolyticum carries:
- a CDS encoding DUF5953 family protein, which codes for MTSSQNELGIIVYAPALVRGDALPLAIIHGMERALPGLRLGWTTSGKEDLIALPHRDEWIAANSTDGGFPFLCNDDNDHLVTVAGWENPNGLAAGNPPHFEVHADLPLDAAGIAAAADMLEAVAEGARAFWGHATPINAGVEIAEQTSPTLEGPPCPPRGLPALKLPKKIRSPEIPHRLGWLNYWSAAAARAIGFPDPACDAELLSRSRRTATGGWVVRLTDAPLDLDTPAHLDALKRAYERFPEIGGRSTP
- the istB gene encoding IS21-like element helper ATPase IstB, translated to MSHELVHARVLEHLERLRLGHLAERLDALLAEAARGEPTYLDFLDALLREEMGAKQRKRVSMGITIAHFPAVKTLEDFDFKAQPSVDQKLVRELATGRFIAQCENVLLFGPPGVGKTHLAIGLGRAAVETGHSVLFTSATALLAALARAESEGALKDKLNYFAKPKLLVVDELGYLPFEKRSAHLFFQLVARRYEKGSMLLTTNQMVGQWGGVFGDDVLAAAILDRLLHHSHTLLIQGDSYRLRQKKKAGLLSRGVLQATSSAAEPER